The following are encoded in a window of Vicia villosa cultivar HV-30 ecotype Madison, WI unplaced genomic scaffold, Vvil1.0 ctg.000144F_1_1_1, whole genome shotgun sequence genomic DNA:
- the LOC131624612 gene encoding uncharacterized protein LOC131624612 — MNTYVLQASNLQVSNRQVSNNLNFQKVLKVRESKGNLTFPKLKNFQVSSLSGCFNLSLGNLPFTKRPSCTVSALSKAEADSQYEKYGKKISYGGLIPVYDVVKEYKEYHTDLTENPKPDLFLGKIRWYHFEHAALYYKGNFWSIVKFVPVEALFKATQKCPCTFQLANGDNSEFVNVQFYPDGDFYYCVYRIV, encoded by the exons ATGAATACCTATGTTCTTCAAGCTTCAAATCTTCAAGTTTCAAATCGTCAAGTGTCAAACAATCTGAATTTTCAAAAG GTTTTAAAGGTTAGAGAGTCAAAGGGAAACCTGACTTTTCCAAAG CTTAAAAATTTTCAGGTTTCAAGCTTAAGTGGTTGCTTCAATTTGAGCTTGGGAAATCTTCCTTTTACTAAG CGCCCTTCGTGTACCGTTAGTGCCCTTTCCAAAGCCGAGGCCGACTCCCAATACGAGAAGTATGGGAAAAAGATTTCCTATGGAGGGTTAATTCCCGTTTACGATGTAGTTAAGGAATACAAGGAATACCACACTGATCTCACTGAAAATCCAAAGCCGGATTTGTTCCTTGGAAAAATCAGGTGGTACCACTTTGAACACGCTGCACTTTACTATAAAGGCAATTTCTGGAGCATTGTCAAGTTTGTTCCGGTAGAGGCTCTCTTCAAAGCAACACAAAAGTGCCCCTGCACCTTCCAGCTAGCAAATGGCGATAACTCGGAGTTTGTCAATGTCCAATTTTATCCCGATGGTGACTTCTACTACTGTGTTTACCGTATTGTGTGA
- the LOC131624610 gene encoding UPF0051 protein ABCI8, chloroplastic-like, whose product MVAMSSLLVNGIPQFLPQPMSQVVNGIPQFLPQPISVNVKLNPNFSKSRASAFKVRANSCDDHQVDNFLKRDYKWGFNQEIDSFSLPKGLTEETVRLISARKNEPDWMLDFRLKAYHKFLNMKDPNWSDNKYPKIDFQDLCYYSEPNKKPTMNSHDEPTPKLLAYFDRLGVPLLENKTDNVAVDVVCDSVSIATTHKKTLEEKSGVIFCAISEAVREYPDLVKKYLGKVVPSDDNFYAALNSAVHGDGTFVYIPKNVKCPMQISTYFRINAKEFGQFERTLIVAEEGSFVEYLEGCTAPVYDTNQLHAAVVELYCHERAEIKYLTKQDWYAGDEHGRGGIYNFVTKRGLCAGARSKISWTQVEIGSAITWKYPSVVLEGDESVGEFHSVALTNNYQQADTGTKMIHKGKNTRSRIISKGISAVHSRNCYRGLVQVMSGANGAKSSSQCDSMLVGDTAAANTYPYIQSKNPSARIEHEATTSKIGEDQLFYFQQRGIDYENAMSAMIVGFCRDVIDDLPYEFASETKQLLSLKLKGSVG is encoded by the exons ATGGTAGCAATGTCATCTCTTCTTGTCAATGGAATTCCCCAATTTCTTCCCCAACCCATGTCACAAGTTGTCAATGGAATTCCCCAATTTCTTCCCCAACCCATTTCGGTTAACGTAAAACTTAACCCCAATTTTTCCAAATCAAGAGCTTCGGCTTTCAAGGTTAGGGCAAACAGTTGTGATGATCACCAAGTTGACAACTTCCTGAAAAGGGATTATAAGtggggatttaatcaagaaattgaCTCATTTTCGCTACCCAAAGGCCTAACCGAGGAAACTGTTAGGTTAATATCTGCAAGAAAAAATGAGCCTGATTGGATGCTTGACTTTAGACTTAAAGCATATCACAAGTTTTTGAACATGAAAGACCCAAACTGGTCTGACAACAAATACCCAAAAATAGATTTTCAGGATCTCTGTTATTACTCCGAGCCAAACAAGAAACCAACTATGAATAGTCATGATGAGCCTACACCTAAGCTACTCGCCTACTTTGATAGGCTCGGGGTTcctctcttagaaaacaagacgGATAATGTAGCTGTAGATGTTGTTTGTGATAGTGTTTCGATTGCAACCACTCATAAGAAGACTTTGGAGGAAAAGTCTGGCGTGATATTCTGCGCTATATCCGAAGCTGTAAGGGAGTATCCTGATTTGGTTAAGAAGTATTTAGGAAAGGTTGTACCTTCTGATGATAACTTTTATGCAGCCTTGAATTCTGCTGTGCATGGGGATGGTACGTTTGTATATATTCCCAAGAATGTCAAGTGTCCAATGCAAATATCAACATATTTTAGGATTAATGCAAAAGAGTTTGGTCAGTTTGAGAGGACATTGATTGTTGCAGAAGAGGGTAGTTTTGTGGAGTACTTGGAAGGATGTACTGCACCCGTTTACGATACTAATCAGTTACACGCAGCGGTAGTTGAATTATATTGTCATGAAAGAGCAGAGATTAAATATCTTACAAAGCAGGATTGGTATGCTGGTGACGAGCATGGGAGAGGTGGGATATATAACTTTGTCACCAAGAGGGGACTCTGTGCTGGGGCCAGATCAAAGATATCTTGGACACAGGTGGAAATAGGATCAGCAATTACATGGAAGTATCCAAGTGTTGTTCTAGAGGGTGATGAATCAGTAGGGGAGTTTCATTCGGTAGCACTGACTAATAACTATCAGCAGGCAGACACAGGGACAAAGATGATACATAAGGGGAAGAATACTAGGAGTAGAATCATATCTAAAGGTATTTCTGCTGTGCATTCCAGAAATTGTTATAGAGGACTTGTGCAGGTAATGTCAGGTGCAAACGGAGCTAAAAGCTCCTCACAGTGCGACTCCATGCTTGTTGGAGATACTGCAGCTGCAAATACCTACCCATACATTCAG TCTAAGAATCCTTCTGCTCGGATTGAACATGAAGCTACAACATCGAAAATTGGTGAAGATCAATTGTTTTACTTTCAACAGAGAGGAATCGACTATGAGAATGCCATGTCGGCTATGATAGTTGGATTCTGTAGAGATGTAATCGATGATCTTCCATATGAATTTGCTTCTGAAACAAAACAGTTGTTGAGCCTGAAACTAAAAGGATCTGTGGGTTAG
- the LOC131624611 gene encoding 3-hydroxy-3-methylglutaryl-coenzyme A reductase 2-like → MWITMMARTFTFLSPCLPLRLVLWEEERNLQSQSACLNLLGVKGASKDSPGSNSRLLATVVDGSVLAGELSLMSAIAAGQLAKSRMKYNRSSKDISKIVS, encoded by the exons ATGTGGATTACCATGATGGCAAGGACCTTCACATTTCTGTCACCATGCCTTCCATTGAG GTTGGTACTGTGGGAGGAGGAACGCAACTTGCAATCTCAGTCAGCTTGTCTTAATTTACTTGGTGTGAAGGGTGCCAGCAAAGATTCTCCAGGCTCAAACTCTAGGCTACTGGCAACCGTTGTAGACGGTTCAGTCCTTGCCGGGGAACTATCACTCATGTCTGCAATTGCAGCTGGACAGCTAGCTAAGAGTCGCATGAAATACAACAGATCTAGCAAGGATATCTCCAAAATCGTCTCATGA